Proteins from a single region of Thermonema lapsum:
- a CDS encoding co-chaperone GroES: protein MTQVNIKPLADRVVVEPLPAEEKTKAGIIIPDTAKEKPQEGVVVAVGPGKKDEPMTVKVGDRVLYGKYAGTEIQIDGKEYLIMRESDIYAIV, encoded by the coding sequence ATGACGCAAGTAAACATCAAGCCTTTGGCTGACCGTGTAGTGGTAGAACCTCTACCCGCAGAAGAAAAAACTAAAGCTGGCATCATCATCCCCGACACTGCCAAAGAAAAACCCCAAGAAGGAGTGGTAGTAGCAGTAGGTCCCGGTAAAAAAGACGAACCCATGACCGTGAAAGTAGGTGACCGCGTGTTGTACGGAAAATATGCAGGTACCGAAATCCAAATCGACGGGAAAGAATATCTCATCATGCGTGAGTCTGACATCTACGCTATCGTCTAA
- the groL gene encoding chaperonin GroEL (60 kDa chaperone family; promotes refolding of misfolded polypeptides especially under stressful conditions; forms two stacked rings of heptamers to form a barrel-shaped 14mer; ends can be capped by GroES; misfolded proteins enter the barrel where they are refolded when GroES binds) yields the protein MAKNILFDVDAREKLKKGVDTLANAVKVTLGPKGRNVILDKKFGAPAITKDGVTVAKEIELKDPIENMGAQLVKEVASKTADSAGDGTTTATVLTQAIFNAGLKYVAAGANPMDLKRGIDKAVEAVVAHLKKQSKTIDNSKEIAQVATISANNDSEIGKMIADAMEKVGKDGVITVEEAKGTETEVKVVEGMQFDRGYLSPYFVTNPDKMEAELERPYILITDKKISSLKDMLPVLEQVAQSGRPLLIIAEDVEGEALATLVVNKLRGTLRVAAVKAPGFGDRRKAMLEDIAILTGGTVISEERGYKLENATIEYLGQAEKVTIDKDNTTIVNGAGKSEDIKARINQIKAQIETTTSDYDREKLQERLAKLSGGVAILYVGAATEVEMKEKKDRVDDALHATRAAVEEGIVPGGGVALVRAIEALEGLNVENEDQQLGVNIIRTALEAPLRTIAANAGAESSVVVQRVMEGKGDFGYNAREDKFENMIAAGIIDPTKVTRLALENAASIASLLLTTEAVVAELPEPKKEGAAGMPGGGMDMM from the coding sequence ATGGCTAAAAATATTCTCTTCGACGTAGATGCTCGCGAAAAGCTGAAAAAAGGCGTTGATACTTTGGCAAACGCCGTGAAAGTAACTTTGGGTCCTAAGGGTCGCAACGTTATTCTGGATAAAAAATTCGGTGCTCCTGCCATTACCAAAGACGGTGTAACAGTAGCTAAAGAAATCGAGTTGAAAGACCCCATCGAAAACATGGGTGCACAACTTGTAAAAGAAGTAGCCTCTAAAACCGCCGATAGCGCCGGTGACGGTACCACCACTGCTACTGTATTGACTCAAGCCATCTTCAATGCTGGCTTGAAATATGTAGCCGCAGGTGCTAACCCCATGGACCTGAAGCGTGGTATCGACAAGGCTGTAGAAGCAGTAGTTGCGCACCTCAAAAAACAATCTAAAACCATTGACAACTCGAAAGAAATCGCTCAAGTAGCTACCATCTCTGCCAACAACGACAGCGAAATCGGTAAGATGATTGCCGACGCTATGGAAAAAGTGGGCAAAGATGGTGTAATCACCGTAGAAGAAGCCAAAGGTACCGAAACCGAGGTGAAGGTAGTAGAAGGTATGCAATTTGACCGCGGCTACCTGTCGCCTTACTTCGTGACCAACCCCGACAAAATGGAAGCTGAACTTGAGCGTCCTTACATCTTGATTACCGACAAGAAGATTTCTTCGCTCAAAGATATGCTTCCTGTGCTCGAGCAAGTAGCCCAAAGCGGTCGTCCGTTGTTGATTATCGCTGAGGATGTAGAAGGTGAAGCTTTGGCTACTTTGGTAGTGAACAAACTGCGTGGCACTTTGCGTGTAGCTGCTGTGAAAGCTCCCGGCTTCGGCGACCGTCGTAAAGCTATGCTCGAAGACATCGCTATCTTGACCGGCGGTACTGTGATTTCAGAAGAACGCGGCTACAAGCTCGAAAACGCTACCATCGAGTACTTGGGGCAAGCTGAAAAAGTAACCATCGACAAAGACAATACCACCATCGTAAATGGTGCTGGCAAGTCTGAAGACATCAAAGCCCGCATCAACCAAATCAAAGCTCAAATAGAAACTACTACCTCTGACTACGACCGCGAAAAACTGCAAGAGCGTCTGGCTAAGTTGTCTGGCGGTGTAGCTATCCTCTATGTAGGTGCCGCTACCGAAGTAGAAATGAAAGAGAAGAAAGACCGCGTAGATGACGCGCTGCATGCTACCCGCGCTGCCGTAGAAGAAGGTATCGTACCCGGTGGTGGTGTAGCCTTGGTGCGTGCCATCGAAGCCCTCGAAGGTCTGAATGTAGAAAACGAAGACCAGCAATTGGGTGTCAACATCATCCGCACTGCTTTGGAAGCTCCGTTGCGCACCATCGCTGCCAACGCCGGTGCCGAAAGCTCTGTGGTAGTACAGCGCGTAATGGAAGGCAAAGGCGACTTCGGCTACAACGCACGCGAAGACAAATTTGAAAATATGATTGCTGCGGGTATCATCGACCCAACCAAAGTAACCCGCTTGGCTCTGGAAAATGCCGCTTCTATCGCTTCGCTGTTGTTGACTACCGAAGCCGTAGTAGCCGAGCTGCCTGAACCTAAGAAAGAAGGCGCTGCTGGTATGCCCGGTGGCGGTATGGACATGATGTAA
- a CDS encoding YdcF family protein, whose protein sequence is MFFILSKTLYYLAMPVVWLLLLTAATVWVRRPAIKKRLMLLLLALLVLFSNPYIINQLMKSWELPPRPLHDLHTYDVGIVLSGIVQTHQQPADRVYMQRGADRLLHALLLYKKGIIKKILITGGNYDKNVTPEAEQLKQVLLLAGVPPQDILVEPHALNTVENARFSAPILQQHFPGGKYLLITSAFHMRRALGCFRQVGIKAEPFPVDFYAVPKQTHWLLWVAPSEQSIALWGLFIHEIIGYIVYDILNYL, encoded by the coding sequence ATGTTTTTCATTCTTTCTAAAACACTCTATTACCTGGCAATGCCTGTTGTGTGGCTGCTTTTGTTGACTGCTGCCACTGTGTGGGTACGAAGACCCGCCATAAAGAAACGCCTAATGCTTTTATTACTCGCGCTGTTGGTGCTTTTTTCCAACCCTTATATCATCAACCAGCTCATGAAATCGTGGGAACTGCCGCCACGCCCTCTGCATGACTTGCACACTTATGACGTAGGCATCGTGCTTTCGGGTATTGTGCAAACACACCAACAGCCAGCAGATAGGGTATATATGCAACGAGGCGCAGACCGCCTGCTGCATGCTCTACTTCTTTACAAAAAGGGTATCATCAAAAAAATATTGATTACTGGCGGCAACTACGATAAAAACGTAACACCCGAAGCAGAACAGCTCAAGCAAGTATTGCTTTTAGCAGGCGTGCCGCCACAGGACATACTTGTAGAACCGCACGCCTTGAATACGGTCGAGAATGCACGTTTTTCAGCCCCTATTTTACAACAGCATTTTCCCGGTGGCAAGTATCTACTTATCACTTCGGCTTTTCACATGCGGCGTGCACTGGGCTGTTTCCGGCAGGTAGGCATCAAAGCGGAACCCTTTCCCGTGGATTTTTACGCTGTGCCCAAGCAAACACATTGGTTGTTGTGGGTAGCTCCCAGTGAGCAAAGTATTGCCCTATGGGGGCTGTTTATCCATGAAATCATTGGTTATATAGTGTACGATATTTTAAATTATCTTTGA